The genomic interval ACGCGGTCCACGATCCGCAGGTCGCTCGGCAGCCGCCGCGAAGCCGAGTCGGCCTCTCCCGCCACCGGCAGCATGTCCAGATCGAAGAACGGCCCGAGGTCGAGCGTGCGCAGCGCGCCGCCGCCGGCGAGGGCGTCCTTCCAGCGGTAGGCGACGTCGTAGGCGTAGCGGCGCGCCTCCCGCTTCGGCGGCGCGACCTTCAGCTCGTCCACCGCGCCCCGTTCCTCGGCCAGCCGGCGGAAGACGACCTTGCGCAGCCGCTCGTCCTTCTGCACGAAGTCGTCGAACCCCCACGGCTCGAGCAGTCCGTCGAGAACGATCTCCTCGCGCACGGACGCGTCGCCGGATGAGTCGAGCGTGATGCGCGTCGCCGCGCGCCGCTCGGTCACCGCATCGACGCGCGGCGTGATCTCCGCGAGGCCGCTCGTCTTCTCCGAAACGACGAGCGCGCGGCCGCCGACGAGGTTGCCAGTGTCCGCCTGCACGGTCGCCGACAGCGTGGCGTCGATCAAACGCACGTCGCCGAGACCGGGAACGTCGATGATCGTCATCTCCGGCGTGCGCGGGCGCCCCGCCCAAGGCACGGCGACGATCGCGTGGCCGAAGCCGGGCCCCGGCATGGCCGGATCGACTTGGTGGAGCGCGGGGGGGTTGACGAGCGCCGGATACGCCTCGACGCCGACCTCCCGCAGCAGCGCGACCATCAGCAGCGCCTTGTCCTTGCAGTCGCCGAACGCGCGCCGCAGCGTCTCCTCCGGCTGACGCGGCTTCAGTCCGCCCCAGCCCAGTTCCGTGCCGAAGTAGCGGACCCCGCGGGCGCGGCGCTCCGCCTCGGCGACCGGATCGCCGCCGCTCGCCCGCACCTCCGCCGCCAGCGCGGCGACCGACGGCGGCGCGACGGCGGGGATTCGGTAGAGCTCGACGCCCCAGCGCGCGACGCTCGCCCAGTCGCGGAACGTCGGCGGGGCGCCGGCCGGCGCGTAGTCCACCGCCGCGAACAGGTAAGACTGCGCAAGAGCGTCCGGCGCCGCCTTCTTCGGCGGCGCCGGCACGTCCTCGAAGACCCATTCGGCCGCGTCGCTCGTCTCGCTCGACGGCTGCGCGGCGAGTCCCTGCGTCGTCTTGAGGCGCGCCGTGTACGCGCCGCGCGGCTCGATCGAGACGGCCACGACGGCGCGCGCCGTGGGCCAGGCGTGTTGCGGAAAGAAGCGATCCTGCGGAAAGTCGGCCTTGCTGAGGTAGTCCGCCTCGAAGACGACGAACCCGCCCGGCGCAACGGCCGCGTTGACGACCGTCGCCTGACTGTCGTCGAACGTCATCTCCTCGGAGAAGGACACCGTGACCGCGCTCTTCGCCTTCTCCCGCTTCACGCGGCCGCGCGCGTCCACGGTCCAGACGCGGAGGTTCGTCTGGCGCACGAACCCCGTCGACAAGACGCCGACCTCTCCCGCCTCGAGCCCCTCGCCGTTGTTGATCCGGACGACGCCGCGGTGGACGCCGGTCCGCTCGCCGTTCCGCACCGTCAGCCGCCATTCTTCGAGCAGGACGACCGCCGGCTTGTCCTTGTACT from bacterium carries:
- a CDS encoding DUF3857 domain-containing transglutaminase family protein, translated to MPRRFPLAAAAALCAALCPAALAADSAPSWAEPYLSSPAIEKYKDKPAVVLLEEWRLTVRNGERTGVHRGVVRINNGEGLEAGEVGVLSTGFVRQTNLRVWTVDARGRVKREKAKSAVTVSFSEEMTFDDSQATVVNAAVAPGGFVVFEADYLSKADFPQDRFFPQHAWPTARAVVAVSIEPRGAYTARLKTTQGLAAQPSSETSDAAEWVFEDVPAPPKKAAPDALAQSYLFAAVDYAPAGAPPTFRDWASVARWGVELYRIPAVAPPSVAALAAEVRASGGDPVAEAERRARGVRYFGTELGWGGLKPRQPEETLRRAFGDCKDKALLMVALLREVGVEAYPALVNPPALHQVDPAMPGPGFGHAIVAVPWAGRPRTPEMTIIDVPGLGDVRLIDATLSATVQADTGNLVGGRALVVSEKTSGLAEITPRVDAVTERRAATRITLDSSGDASVREEIVLDGLLEPWGFDDFVQKDERLRKVVFRRLAEERGAVDELKVAPPKREARRYAYDVAYRWKDALAGGGALRTLDLGPFFDLDMLPVAGEADSASRRLPSDLRIVDRVEVELKGRAPQTLPAPYLREMPAARLELRAKAEGDVVVVERELLLRVAIRDATDGDLRTLREDLRRLNSARLVLATP